In one window of Fodinibius salicampi DNA:
- a CDS encoding sodium:solute symporter family protein, translated as MDIQTWTYLLVGLTFILYIGIAIWARVGSTKDFYIAGSKVHPLANGMATAADWMSAASFISMAGLIAFMGYDGGVYLMGWTGGYVLLALLLAPYLRKFGKFTVPDFIGDRYYSNVARTVAVICAVIVSFTYVAGQMRGVGVVFARFLEVSINTGVYIGMIVVFFYAVLGGMKGITYTQVAQYCILIFAYMVPAFFISFQLTGNVIPQIGFGGTLADGSGTYLLEKLNQLHVELGFAEYTSGTKSTIDVFAITLALMVGTAGLPHVIVRFFTVPKVRDARMSVGYALLFIAILYTTAPAISAFAKTNLIETVSEEEYSEVPAWFNNWEKTGLLSFDDKNEDGKIQYVANEKRNELTIDRDIMVLANPEIANLPNWVIALVAAGGLAAALSTAAGLLLVISTSISHDLIKKQIMPEITEKGELIWARVAAGFAVGVAGYFGINPPGFVAATVALAFGLAAASFFPAILLGIFDKRMNRQGAISGMIVGMLLMLFYMIKYKLGGFGGGVEEDWWFGISPEGFGSVAMMVNLTVAITVSRMTEAPPQKIRELVDKIRYPQEAVEE; from the coding sequence ATGGATATTCAAACGTGGACATATTTACTGGTAGGGCTCACTTTTATCTTATATATAGGTATTGCTATATGGGCGCGGGTAGGGTCTACAAAAGATTTCTATATAGCCGGCAGTAAAGTCCACCCCCTGGCCAACGGAATGGCTACAGCTGCGGACTGGATGTCAGCAGCATCTTTTATCTCGATGGCGGGTCTTATTGCCTTTATGGGATATGATGGAGGGGTTTACCTTATGGGTTGGACCGGCGGATATGTACTTTTGGCTCTGTTGTTAGCTCCTTACCTTAGAAAATTCGGGAAATTTACTGTTCCTGATTTTATTGGGGACCGTTATTACTCAAATGTAGCACGAACGGTAGCCGTTATTTGTGCAGTCATTGTTTCGTTTACCTACGTAGCGGGACAGATGAGAGGGGTGGGCGTTGTTTTTGCCCGTTTTCTTGAAGTATCAATCAATACTGGTGTGTATATTGGAATGATCGTGGTTTTCTTTTATGCCGTATTGGGTGGAATGAAAGGGATTACCTACACGCAGGTTGCCCAGTATTGTATCCTTATTTTTGCCTATATGGTCCCTGCCTTTTTTATTTCTTTTCAGCTAACGGGCAATGTAATACCCCAAATTGGATTTGGAGGAACTCTTGCCGACGGTTCGGGGACTTATCTGTTGGAGAAGCTGAACCAACTGCATGTGGAGCTGGGTTTCGCAGAATATACATCAGGAACAAAGTCTACTATTGATGTCTTTGCTATTACTTTGGCACTGATGGTGGGAACAGCAGGACTGCCCCATGTCATTGTTCGATTTTTTACGGTTCCCAAAGTTCGGGATGCCCGGATGTCGGTAGGGTATGCTCTTCTATTTATTGCTATTCTTTATACAACGGCCCCGGCTATTTCCGCTTTTGCCAAGACCAATCTTATAGAAACCGTTTCCGAGGAAGAGTATTCGGAAGTACCGGCTTGGTTTAATAATTGGGAAAAAACCGGTCTGTTAAGCTTTGATGACAAAAATGAAGACGGAAAGATTCAGTATGTGGCTAATGAGAAAAGAAATGAACTTACTATTGACCGGGATATTATGGTGCTGGCAAATCCGGAGATAGCAAATTTGCCTAACTGGGTTATTGCATTAGTTGCGGCTGGAGGACTGGCCGCGGCCCTTTCTACAGCTGCGGGTCTTTTGTTGGTTATTTCTACCAGTATATCGCATGATTTGATTAAGAAACAGATTATGCCTGAAATTACGGAAAAAGGAGAGCTTATCTGGGCCCGCGTAGCCGCCGGATTTGCAGTCGGAGTCGCGGGCTATTTTGGGATTAATCCCCCGGGCTTTGTAGCAGCAACCGTTGCCTTGGCTTTTGGATTGGCCGCTGCTTCTTTCTTCCCGGCTATCCTGTTAGGAATTTTTGACAAGCGAATGAATCGGCAGGGGGCGATCAGCGGAATGATAGTAGGAATGCTTTTAATGCTATTTTATATGATTAAATACAAGCTGGGTGGTTTCGGCGGTGGTGTCGAAGAGGATTGGTGGTTCGGTATTTCTCCGGAAGGATTTGGCTCGGTGGCTATGATGGTCAATTTAACGGTAGCGATAACCGTATCCCGAATGACTGAGGCGCCTCCCCAAAAAATAAGGGAGTTGGTAGATAAAATCCGATATCCCCAGGAGGCCGTGGAGGAATAG
- a CDS encoding DUF4212 domain-containing protein, translated as MGNKEQMEAYWRANLRYVGILLGIWFLVSFVFGILLAEPLNTIRIGGFKLGFWFAHQGSIYVFVILIFVYVWLMNRLDRKYGVRED; from the coding sequence ATGGGAAATAAAGAACAAATGGAAGCATATTGGCGGGCCAATCTTCGCTATGTGGGAATACTTTTGGGAATTTGGTTTCTGGTTTCTTTTGTATTTGGCATTCTATTGGCAGAACCTCTGAATACCATCCGGATAGGTGGATTTAAACTGGGGTTTTGGTTTGCTCACCAGGGATCTATCTATGTGTTTGTGATCCTGATTTTTGTGTATGTATGGCTGATGAACCGCCTTGACAGAAAATATGGCGTACGAGAAGACTGA